In a single window of the Candidatus Celerinatantimonas neptuna genome:
- the cysA_2 gene encoding Sulfate/thiosulfate import ATP-binding protein CysA, which yields MACLTIKDITKSFAGTLAVDNVSLDIEDGEFICLLGPSGSGKSTLLRILGGFEAPTHGQVFIDKVNVTSLAPEKLPTGMIFQSHALWSHMNVYQNIAFGLKLKGLSRQNIRNKVEHILELVGLSGYGERMTSQLSGGQQQRVAIARSLVLEPKILLLDEPFTSLDQHLREKLREEVREIQRRLKITTVFVTHGQDEALAIADRIVVLRNGKVEQVARANKIYQRPETQFVAGFIGAMNFLEGEIKGGLFCHPALNVDMPNVDDGLATLAIRPEAITLQPALAEENSQGTIHRVTHFGTHLIFDLTHHHELQHIKIMAPPMVSLQEGQRVNLTINDYHLFRNNLKIDPSLPQATHV from the coding sequence ATGGCATGTTTAACAATTAAAGACATCACCAAATCTTTTGCTGGCACACTCGCTGTCGATAACGTCTCTCTTGATATCGAAGATGGCGAATTCATTTGCCTACTGGGCCCGTCAGGGTCTGGGAAGTCCACATTATTAAGAATACTAGGTGGTTTCGAAGCCCCAACCCACGGGCAAGTATTCATTGATAAAGTGAATGTTACTTCCCTGGCGCCAGAAAAACTCCCTACGGGAATGATTTTCCAAAGTCACGCCCTATGGAGTCATATGAATGTGTATCAAAACATTGCCTTTGGGCTCAAACTAAAGGGCTTATCTCGGCAAAATATTCGCAACAAAGTTGAGCATATACTCGAACTGGTTGGACTAAGTGGCTATGGAGAACGAATGACTTCACAGCTTTCCGGAGGACAACAACAACGTGTTGCCATCGCTCGATCACTCGTACTCGAACCTAAAATACTACTGCTTGACGAACCTTTCACCAGCTTAGATCAGCATTTACGAGAGAAATTGCGTGAAGAAGTTCGCGAGATTCAACGACGTTTGAAAATCACCACCGTATTCGTTACTCACGGTCAAGATGAAGCGTTAGCCATAGCGGATAGAATCGTCGTATTACGGAATGGCAAAGTAGAGCAAGTGGCTCGGGCAAACAAAATTTATCAAAGACCCGAAACACAATTTGTTGCTGGCTTTATTGGGGCAATGAACTTTCTAGAAGGCGAGATAAAAGGGGGTCTATTCTGTCATCCTGCGCTAAACGTAGACATGCCAAATGTTGATGATGGCTTAGCTACATTAGCAATTCGCCCAGAAGCGATTACCTTACAACCTGCTTTAGCAGAAGAAAACAGCCAAGGTACGATTCATCGAGTTACACATTTTGGTACTCACCTTATCTTCGATCTTACGCATCATCATGAACTCCAGCATATAAAAATCATGGCTCCTCCGATGGTATCCTTGCAAGAAGGTCAACGGGTTAATCTAACTATCAATGACTATCATCTATTTCGAAATAATCTCAAAATCGATCCAAGTCTGCCACAGGCAACGCATGTATAA
- the cysQ_1 gene encoding 3'(2'),5'-bisphosphate nucleotidase CysQ translates to MTTSNSALDLLPTAASLRLISLAQAVVSVGEYARLSLRRYQNDELAIKGPRDYQTVIDCEVERKIIDLLTVDFPDYGFKGEEAVANKIADEGKPMIVIDPIDGTTNFAWGIPHFGMTIAVIEQKQVVCGVVYDPMLGELFSAELGKGAWMNGKRLHTSNQEGVKETLIGAGLPVPRQVKRIEEEKYFSALKRAMAGTSGVRRLGASSLSISYVACGRLDGFFEDGLSIHDYGAAALIVQEAGGIVSGFLGDVIGDHGDLLVASNRAVHDWLLEGFH, encoded by the coding sequence ATGACTACGAGTAATAGCGCTTTGGATTTGTTGCCGACAGCAGCCTCTTTAAGATTAATCTCTCTCGCTCAAGCGGTGGTTAGTGTAGGAGAATATGCTCGTTTGTCATTACGTCGTTATCAAAATGATGAGTTAGCTATAAAAGGTCCTCGTGATTATCAGACCGTTATAGACTGTGAGGTTGAACGAAAAATCATTGATTTATTGACAGTCGATTTTCCTGATTATGGTTTTAAAGGCGAAGAAGCGGTGGCGAATAAAATCGCTGATGAAGGCAAGCCTATGATAGTGATTGACCCCATTGATGGAACAACGAATTTTGCATGGGGTATACCCCATTTTGGGATGACTATTGCGGTTATTGAGCAAAAACAAGTCGTCTGTGGGGTAGTATATGACCCAATGCTGGGAGAGTTATTTAGTGCTGAATTGGGAAAAGGTGCCTGGATGAATGGAAAGCGACTACACACCAGTAACCAAGAAGGCGTTAAGGAAACTTTAATTGGAGCTGGGTTACCTGTTCCCAGGCAAGTAAAAAGGATTGAAGAAGAAAAATATTTTTCTGCGTTGAAACGAGCGATGGCAGGTACGTCTGGTGTCCGTCGTTTGGGAGCTTCTTCTTTGTCCATTTCGTATGTGGCTTGTGGTCGTTTGGATGGTTTTTTCGAAGATGGATTATCCATTCATGATTATGGTGCAGCGGCTCTGATTGTCCAGGAGGCCGGTGGTATTGTTTCTGGTTTTTTGGGTGATGTAATTGGTGATCATGGTGATCTTTTGGTTGCCAGTAATCGTGCTGTGCACGATTGGTTGTTGGAAGGATTTCATTGA
- the yjeH_1 gene encoding L-methionine/branched-chain amino acid exporter YjeH, with amino-acid sequence MSKLTGGLNLYQGIGFLVSTLLGSGVFIVPSMVASITGHISWLPWLLMTVLILPVIFVFSWLGKKYPHNAGTAHFVELAFGETCSKSISLLYLAITPVGPPVVIITGANYLAFCFGLSELSGIYFALLMIAIIFIINFFNIAIAGRIQFLSVIVTTIILGLVISSGFFTTLAYRTPSDSGAIATLSDIAQAMGVIFWCFVGIEAVTHIAPEFKNPKKDFPLTIYISVFIVVLLYSLLCYSVLNFHAYGTEAKNISSLPFIIQQTFGRKGAILIGFMGFITCLGAVNLYILSLARLLVSLSKDKVLPAIFSHQNQSNVPVISTITVILVVLCTVLLKSEFKFTLQNLITCADGVFSLIYLASSLAAFKLMPHRKKILGFTASLFCLVVTFCLGREMIYASIIFTIGLLFPMVKKIPLYIHN; translated from the coding sequence ATGTCTAAATTAACAGGAGGATTAAACCTTTATCAAGGTATCGGTTTTCTTGTTTCGACTCTTTTGGGATCTGGAGTCTTTATTGTTCCATCAATGGTGGCCAGTATTACTGGCCATATATCCTGGTTACCATGGTTACTAATGACTGTACTTATTTTGCCAGTCATTTTTGTGTTTTCCTGGCTTGGAAAGAAATATCCACACAATGCCGGAACAGCCCATTTTGTTGAACTAGCCTTCGGGGAAACGTGTAGTAAGAGTATATCTTTACTTTATTTAGCAATAACACCTGTAGGACCACCAGTAGTTATTATTACAGGAGCAAATTATTTAGCTTTTTGCTTTGGCTTATCTGAATTATCAGGTATTTATTTTGCGTTATTAATGATAGCAATCATATTTATTATAAATTTTTTTAATATCGCAATTGCTGGGCGAATACAGTTCTTGTCGGTTATTGTAACGACTATAATTCTCGGATTAGTCATTTCCTCAGGATTTTTTACTACGTTAGCATATAGAACGCCATCTGACAGCGGTGCTATAGCCACTTTATCAGATATAGCTCAGGCTATGGGGGTCATATTTTGGTGTTTTGTTGGTATTGAAGCCGTAACACATATTGCTCCAGAATTTAAAAATCCCAAAAAGGACTTTCCTCTCACTATTTATATTTCTGTTTTTATCGTTGTCTTGCTTTACTCACTATTATGTTATTCTGTTTTAAACTTCCATGCATATGGAACTGAAGCAAAAAATATTTCATCATTACCTTTTATCATTCAACAAACTTTTGGACGAAAAGGAGCAATCCTCATAGGGTTTATGGGGTTCATAACTTGTTTAGGGGCTGTAAATCTTTATATTTTAAGTTTAGCCAGGCTATTAGTTAGCCTTAGTAAAGATAAGGTACTACCGGCAATTTTTTCTCACCAAAATCAGAGTAATGTTCCGGTCATATCCACAATTACGGTCATATTAGTCGTATTATGTACAGTGCTGCTAAAAAGTGAGTTCAAGTTTACGTTACAAAACCTTATAACATGTGCTGATGGTGTCTTTTCTCTAATTTATCTTGCATCATCTTTAGCAGCGTTTAAATTAATGCCCCATCGTAAAAAAATTCTAGGATTTACAGCCAGTCTTTTTTGTTTAGTGGTTACCTTTTGCCTGGGAAGAGAAATGATTTATGCATCTATTATATTTACAATAGGGTTATTATTCCCGATGGTGAAAAAAATTCCTTTATACATCCATAATTAA
- the hldD_1 gene encoding ADP-L-glycero-D-manno-heptose-6-epimerase, with protein sequence MIIVTGGAGMIGSNLVKALNEQGYVDILVVDHLKNGKKFKNLVDLDIADYMDREDFLMKVLAGEDFGSVEAIFHEGACSSTTEWNGEYIMKNNYEYSKELLHYCLEREIPFLYASSGVTYGKTDVFVEEKACEGALNVYGYAKLQFDNYVRRIWNDAKAHRKMLSQITGFRYFNVYGPREDHKGSMASVAFHLNRQIHANENPKLFKGSKNFRRDFVYVGDVAAVNLWFWQNGKSGIFNVGTGKSESFDEVAKAVIRHHGKGEIETIPFPEHLMGSYQEFTQADLTKLRHAGCQIQFKTVAEGVSEYMEIINCN encoded by the coding sequence ATGATCATTGTTACTGGTGGTGCTGGCATGATTGGCAGTAACCTTGTGAAGGCGCTAAATGAGCAAGGTTATGTTGATATTTTGGTTGTCGATCACTTAAAGAATGGGAAAAAATTTAAAAATCTGGTCGACCTCGATATTGCCGATTACATGGATCGGGAAGATTTTTTGATGAAAGTGTTAGCCGGTGAAGATTTCGGTTCAGTTGAAGCTATATTCCATGAGGGTGCATGTTCTTCTACGACAGAGTGGAATGGCGAGTACATCATGAAAAACAATTATGAATACTCAAAAGAGCTGCTTCACTATTGTCTGGAAAGAGAAATTCCCTTTTTGTATGCATCCTCCGGCGTTACTTATGGAAAAACAGATGTTTTCGTAGAGGAGAAGGCCTGTGAGGGAGCGTTAAATGTCTATGGCTATGCAAAACTGCAATTTGATAACTATGTTCGTCGTATATGGAATGATGCGAAAGCGCATCGCAAAATGTTGTCTCAAATAACCGGTTTTCGTTATTTTAATGTGTATGGTCCTCGTGAAGATCATAAAGGCAGTATGGCATCGGTTGCATTTCATCTGAACAGGCAAATACATGCGAATGAAAATCCTAAATTATTTAAAGGTAGCAAGAACTTTCGAAGGGACTTTGTTTATGTCGGTGATGTTGCGGCTGTGAATTTATGGTTTTGGCAAAATGGCAAGTCAGGGATATTCAATGTAGGGACAGGCAAATCGGAATCGTTTGATGAAGTTGCAAAAGCGGTTATCCGACATCATGGAAAAGGTGAGATTGAAACGATTCCTTTCCCTGAGCATTTAATGGGATCGTATCAGGAGTTTACCCAGGCTGACCTGACTAAATTACGTCATGCCGGATGTCAAATTCAATTTAAAACAGTTGCTGAAGGTGTTTCTGAGTATATGGAAATCATCAATTGTAACTAA
- the galE_3 gene encoding UDP-glucose 4-epimerase: MNSINILITGGLGYIGSHTAVQLIKSKYTPIIIDNLSNSSQIVLDRIEELTGVRPIFYNGDVRDRDLLDNIFVTNKIDAVIHFAGYKAVGESVEKPLEYYDNNIYSTLVLTQAMRSAGVKKLIFSSSATVYGKTEVMPISESSPIGGTTNPYATSKLMIEKCLQDLFVAENDWSLSLLRYFNPVGAHPSGKMGEDPKGIPNNLMPYIAQVAVGVREKVSVFGNDYPTKDGTGVRDYIHVMDLADGHVAALKTLSNEMGVHIYNLSTGVNSSVLEVIEAFSKVSGKQIPYEFCERRAGDVAECWAITENAELKLGWKAKRDINDMALDSWRWQSNNPNGYQ, from the coding sequence ATGAACAGCATAAATATACTAATCACAGGTGGTTTAGGATATATTGGAAGTCACACCGCAGTACAGTTAATCAAATCTAAATATACACCCATTATAATCGATAATTTATCCAATAGTAGCCAGATAGTTCTTGATAGAATAGAAGAACTTACAGGTGTCAGGCCCATCTTTTATAATGGAGATGTTAGAGATAGAGATCTTTTAGATAACATTTTTGTGACAAATAAGATTGATGCTGTTATTCATTTCGCGGGTTATAAAGCTGTAGGGGAATCAGTCGAAAAGCCCTTAGAGTATTATGATAATAACATATACAGTACGTTAGTGTTGACTCAGGCAATGCGATCGGCTGGTGTTAAAAAACTGATTTTCAGTTCTTCTGCCACTGTATATGGAAAAACCGAAGTTATGCCAATTAGTGAAAGCTCGCCAATTGGCGGAACGACCAATCCATACGCGACCAGTAAATTGATGATAGAAAAGTGTCTGCAGGATCTGTTTGTTGCTGAAAATGACTGGAGTCTTAGTTTATTAAGATATTTTAATCCTGTTGGTGCGCATCCGTCAGGGAAAATGGGGGAAGATCCTAAGGGAATTCCAAATAACCTGATGCCATATATTGCCCAGGTTGCCGTAGGTGTTCGTGAAAAAGTATCTGTATTCGGAAATGATTATCCAACTAAAGACGGTACTGGGGTCAGGGACTATATTCACGTGATGGATTTAGCTGATGGACATGTTGCAGCGTTAAAAACGCTTTCTAATGAAATGGGTGTTCATATTTACAATTTGAGTACGGGTGTTAATAGCAGTGTTTTAGAGGTGATTGAAGCCTTCTCTAAAGTAAGTGGCAAACAAATTCCTTATGAGTTTTGTGAACGCAGAGCGGGCGATGTCGCAGAATGCTGGGCTATTACTGAAAATGCTGAGCTTAAGTTGGGGTGGAAAGCCAAAAGAGACATCAATGATATGGCACTTGATTCATGGCGCTGGCAATCAAATAACCCGAATGGGTACCAATAA